The window GGATGCTCATGGCGCCGTCGAAGAAGACCTTCGCATTGGCGTCATCGGGCGAACCGGCGAACAGTTCGATGTTGTACGGGCCTTCGGGCTTCTTGGCTTTCATGCCGTCCAGCAGGGCCTGGCCCTGGAGTTCGCCGACCTTGAAGTTGTCGTAAGCCACGTAGTAGTCAACGTTGGCGGTGTTCAGGAGCAGACGGTCATAGGCGATGATCGTGGCGCCGGAATCCTTGGCCTGCTGCAGCTGGGTACCCAGCTGCGCACCGTCGATGGCACCGACGATGATGACCTTGGCACCCTTGGTGATCATGGCGCTGATCTGGTTCTGCTGTTCCGAAACGCCGCCGTTGGCGAACTGGACGTCTGACTTGAAGCCGGACGTCTTGAGCCCTTCGTTGAACAGCTTTTCGGCCAGGACCCAGTTTTCGGAGGTCTTCTGCGGAAGTGCGACGCCGATCAGGGAGTCTTTCGGGAACGCCTCGCCGCCGGCGGAGGAACCGCCGGTGGCCGCGGTGTCGCTGCGGCCGCAGGCTGTCAGCGCCAGTGCCGCAATAGCAGCGATTGCTGCTGCCTTTCCTGCTTTACCAATCATTCGCATTGCTTGGTTCACTTTCTTTTCGGGGTGCGGGGAATCGTGATGGAACGGATCGGGGAGGGCGTCAGGCGCCCTTGGAGATGACTTCCTTGGTGGAGGTGGTCTCGTCCGGCTTCAGCTCATTGCTGCGGCTGAAGTTCTTGAGCATCAGGCCGATGATCGACTTCTTGCCCTGGGACTTGTTGTAGACGTCGAACGCGACGGCGATCAGAAGCACCAGGCCCTTGATGATCTGGGTGAGGTCGGCGCCGACGCCGAGCAGCTGCAGGCCGTTGTTCAGGACAGCCATCACCAGGCCGCCGACGATCGAGCCGATCACAGTACCCACGCCGCCGGTGACGGCGGCGCCGCCGATGAAGACAGCAGCGATGGCATCCAGTTCCCAGCCGACGCCGTCGAACGGGCCTGAAGCCGTGGACCGGCCGACGAAGATCATGCCGGCGAGGCCGGCGAGGACGGCCATGTTCATCATGACCAGGAAGTTGACCTTCTTGGACTGGACGCCGGAGAGTTCGGCAGCATGGCGGTTTCCGCCGACCGCATAGATGTGGCGGCCGATGACCGTCCGGGACGAGACGAAGCCGTAGATGAGCACCAGGGCGGCGAGGATCAGGCCCGGGATGGGGAAGGAGGTTCCCGGCCGGCCCGTGGCGAACAGGTAGGTGGCGTAGAGGATCGCGCCGCAGATCAGGACGAGTTTGGTGATGCTGACCCAGGCTTCGGGCACCTCGGCGCCCAGCGCCTTGGCGTTGCGGCGGGAGCGGACCTCGCTGAAGATCACGAAGGCGACGCCCAGCAGGCCCAGCAGCACGGTGAGGTTGTTATAGCCGGTGCTCGGGCCCACCTCCGGCAGGTAGCCGGAGCCGATCTTCTGGAAATCTGAGGGTACCGGGATGGTGTTGGACTTGCCGACGTACTGGTTGGCGCCGCGGAAGATCAGCATGCCGGCGAGCGTGACGATGAATGCCGGGATGCCGACGTACGCGACCCAGAACCCTTGCCAGGCGCCGATCAGGACGCCCAGCAGCAGCCCCAGCAGGACACCCAGGTACCAGGGGATGCCCCAGTCCCGGATCATGAGGGCCACGCAGACGCCCACGAAGGCCGCGACCGAACCGACGGAGAGGTCGATATGGCCGGCAATGATGACCAGAACCATGCCGATGGCGAGGATCAGGATGTAGGAGTTGCCGTT is drawn from Micrococcaceae bacterium Sec5.8 and contains these coding sequences:
- a CDS encoding sugar-binding protein, with the translated sequence MRMIGKAGKAAAIAAIAALALTACGRSDTAATGGSSAGGEAFPKDSLIGVALPQKTSENWVLAEKLFNEGLKTSGFKSDVQFANGGVSEQQNQISAMITKGAKVIIVGAIDGAQLGTQLQQAKDSGATIIAYDRLLLNTANVDYYVAYDNFKVGELQGQALLDGMKAKKPEGPYNIELFAGSPDDANAKVFFDGAMSILKPKIDDGTLKVLSGQTSFEQAVTQGWKAENAQRRADTLLTGSYGSATLDGVLSPNDTLARAVLTSVKAAGKPLPVITGQDSEVESVKSILAGEQYSTINKDTSKLVEHAITMVKDLQAGKTPEVNDDKSYNNKVKVVPAYLLEPVIVTKENVKTAYVNDPVLGPLTK
- the mmsB gene encoding multiple monosaccharide ABC transporter permease, which gives rise to MNALKKLFGGNTRQFGMIFALVALIVFFQVATGGNTLTPGNVINLFNGNSYILILAIGMVLVIIAGHIDLSVGSVAAFVGVCVALMIRDWGIPWYLGVLLGLLLGVLIGAWQGFWVAYVGIPAFIVTLAGMLIFRGANQYVGKSNTIPVPSDFQKIGSGYLPEVGPSTGYNNLTVLLGLLGVAFVIFSEVRSRRNAKALGAEVPEAWVSITKLVLICGAILYATYLFATGRPGTSFPIPGLILAALVLIYGFVSSRTVIGRHIYAVGGNRHAAELSGVQSKKVNFLVMMNMAVLAGLAGMIFVGRSTASGPFDGVGWELDAIAAVFIGGAAVTGGVGTVIGSIVGGLVMAVLNNGLQLLGVGADLTQIIKGLVLLIAVAFDVYNKSQGKKSIIGLMLKNFSRSNELKPDETTSTKEVISKGA